A window of Papilio machaon chromosome 1, ilPapMach1.1, whole genome shotgun sequence contains these coding sequences:
- the LOC106714242 gene encoding transcription factor glial cells missing 2 gives MVILGRSEMSEGQSEWDINDAVVPRVSSFDSFGEWCDGHVRRVYPPGCEEARRHASGWAMRNTNNHNVHILKKSCLGVLVCSARCRLPDGSRVHLRPAICDKARKKQQGKPCPNRLCNGGRLEVQPCRGHCGYPVTHFWRHTEHAIFFQAKGAHDHPRPEAKGASEVRRSIGAGRRVRGLALLLAREAAIADKLLTGKQEKQMPQKIVTTTHLQPPPLIPDNQRALTCACGPFECTCRWRAEVPVDPYVNNTWPAEPQGYATYPAPAPPAPTLQQQNYDTSLPADDIFHPEEIFQLDQPIRLDFPMEETTLESPPTFADLNNDNSRPEDAYWLDWQRAAGGSESSETPSPELFGNSYQHPEAYCEQQSYPHQMYYPEEAQYYPTESCRESPVMDMQEQRFYRYGQDCAQNNMEMQAWQYSDCAFASHFDVQHTQGVNNFGGLL, from the exons ATGGTGATCCT CGGCCGGTCGGAGATGTCAGAGGGCCAATCGGAGTGGGACATCAACGACGCGGTGGTGCCGCGTGTAAGCAGCTTCGACAGCTTCGGCGAGTGGTGCGACGGCCACGTGCGCCGCGTCTACCCGCCCGGCTGTGAAGAAGCGCGTCGGCACGCCTCCGGCTGGGCCATGCGGAACACCAACAACCACAACGTCCACATACTCAAGAAAAGCTGCCTTGGCGTGCTCGTGTGCTCTGCCAGATGTCGACTGCCTGATGGGTCGAGGGTGCATCTCAGACCAGCCATCTGTGATAAAGCACGGAAGAAACAACaag GTAAACCGTGTCCAAACCGACTATGCAACGGCGGTCGTCTTGAGGTCCAGCCGTGCCGCGGCCACTGCGGGTACCCGGTGACGCACTTCTGGCGGCATACCGAGCACGCGATATTCTTCCAAGCGAAGGGCGCGCATGACCACCCCCGACCCGAAGCCAAAGGCGCGAGCGAGGTCCGGAGGTCCATCGGCGCGGGGAGACGAGTGCGAGGTCTGGCGCTGCTGCTAGCGCGAGAGGCGGCTATTGCCGACAAACTGCTCACAGGGAAACAAGAGAAACAGATGCCACAAAAGATTGTCACCACTACACATCTACAGCCGCCGCCGCTAATACCTGACAACCAAAGAG CTTTAACATGCGCGTGCGGTCCATTTGAATGCACCTGCCGATGGAGAGCAGAGGTGCCAGTCGATCCGTACGTCAACAACACATGGCCTGCGGAGCCCCAGGGCTACGCCACTTACCCCGCGCCCGCACCCCCTGCGCCTACGCTTCAGCAACAGAATTACGACACTTCCCTGCCCGCCGACGATATATTCCACCCGGAGGAAATCTTCCAACTAGACCAACCTATAAGGCTAGACTTTCCTATGGAAGAAACTACACTAGAATCACCTCCCACCTTCGCGGATCTTAACAACGACAACTCTAGACCGGAAGACGCGTACTGGTTGGACTGGCAGAGAGCAGCGGGTGGTTCGGAGTCGAGTGAGACGCCCTCGCCGGAACTTTTCGGCAACAGCTACCAGCATCCCGAGGCGTACTGTGAACAACAATCGTACCCACACCAAATGTACTACCCAGAAGAGGCGCAGTACTATCCTACTGAAAGCTGCCGGGAGTCCCCCGTCATGGATATGCAGGAGCAGCGCTTCTATAGATACGGTCAGGACTGCGCTCAGAACAACATGGAGATGCAGGCCTGGCAGTACTCAGACTGTGCCTTCGCGTCACACTTCGATGTCCAACACACGCAAGGAGTTAACAATTTTGGTGGTctattataa